A window of Hordeum vulgare subsp. vulgare chromosome 5H, MorexV3_pseudomolecules_assembly, whole genome shotgun sequence genomic DNA:
acgagcaagacgtgatcacaccccataactatatgggtgttggattcgttggaatcacatggtgatgtgaactagattattgactctagtgcaagtgggagactgttggaaatatgccctagaggcaataataaattagttattattatatttcttagttcacgataatcatttattatccatgctataattgtattgattggaaacacaatacttgtgtggatacatagacaaaacactgtccctagtaagcctctagttgactagctcgttgatcaaagatggtcaaggtttcctggccataggcaagtgttgtcacttgataacgggatcacatcattaggagaatcatgtgatggactagacccaaactaatagacgtagcatgttgatcgtgtcattttgttgctactgttttctgcgtgtcaagtatttgttcctatgaccatgagatcatataactcacggacaccggaggaatgctttgtgtgtatcaaacgtcgcaacgtaactgggtgactataaagatgctctacaggtatctccgaaggtgttcgttgagttagtatagatcgagactgggatttgtcactccgtgtgacggagaggtatctcggggcccactcggtaatacaacatcacacacaagccttgcaagcaatgtaacttaacgtaagttgcgggatcttgtattacggaacgagtaaagagacttgccggtaaacgagattgaaataggtatgcggatactaacgatcgaatctcgggcaagtaacataccgaaggacaaagggaatgacatacgggattatatgaatccttggcactgaggttcaaacgataagatcttcgtagaatatgtaggatccaatatgggcatccaggtcccgctattggatattgaccgaggagtctctcgggtcatgtctacatagttctcgaacccgcagggtctgcacacttaaggttcgacgttgttttatgcgtatttgagttatatggttggttaccgaatgttgttcggagtcccggatgagatcacggacgtcacgagggtttccggaatggtccggaaacgaagattgatatataggatgacctcatttggttaccggaaggttttcgtgcattaccggaaaagtttcgggctcatcggtagtgtaccgggagtgccgggaggggtgccggggaccatcgggaggggtgtcacgccccaaggggtctcatgggctatgggaagagataaaccagcccctagtgggctggaataagttcccactaaggcccataaggtttgagaaggaaaaaacacaaggtggaaagagtttccaagtgggaaggtggaatcctactccaagtaggattggagtaggactcctccacctccaatttcggccaaacctttaggttttgaggctgcctcctcccctccctcccacctatatatacggaggttttagggctgatttgagacgacttttctcacggctgcccgaccacatacctccatagtttttcctctagatcgcgtttctgcggagctcgggcggagccctgctgagacaagatcatcaccaacctccggagcgccgtcacgctgccggagaactcttctacctctccgtctctcttgctggatcaagaaggccgagatcatcgtcgagctgtacgtgtgctgaacgcggaggtgccgtccgttcggtactagatcgtgggactgatcgcgggattgttcgcggggcggatcgagggacgtgaggacgttccactacatcaaccgcgttctctaacgcttctgctgtacgatctacaagggtacgtagatcactcatcccctctcgtagatggacatcaccatgataggtcttcgtgcgcgtaggaaaatttttgtttcccatgcgacgttccccaacaagtccaTAGTGCAAGTACCGcttagagaggtactaccgcctgaGTGCTGCAAAAATAGCCCAAGCAAACATATGAAACAAGCAAGACAAAAAATGTCATAAGTTTTGCAAATGGACTCCAAAATCAGAAAACTCAAGCTAGTTTGCTAGATGACAACAAATACTATCCAACAACGACAACGTAGAATAAATGACAATATGATAAGGAAGATAACCTTCCCAAATATGAACCGACAAAATTTCCAACACTGAAAACGCAAAGTGGATGCATAAAAAATCCATTTTTGATGAACCTGAGCTTGTCACGACGAAGACCATAAGCTCAAAACTCACAAATGGAAAAGAGAAACAATAACCAAGAAAGATAATGATGcgaagaatgcaatggtttgagctctacgaacgatacgatcaagctactcattcgagagcccctcttgatagtacgattATTAATCCCATAACCCAGTCTCCCAACAAACACaatgagaccggtaaaatagcaAACATATCAAGGTCAATAAATTGCCCtgtgcatagtccacttgagctagattatgACAATTTTGACCTCCTCAAGTTGGACCACCTTTGTTGATTGCATTGGTTCGATGAAGACTAGTAAACTGCTCCCCATACTCAACTATGGATGAGATCTCTTAAGGAAATCTCATATGTCCATTATCAGGAGAATGGATGACAAGCTTCGAGCAtaatctcttcgtgatgctccacttgagctTGCATACTGCAATCTTGACGACGATCATCACttcatgtcatcctccatgggttgtatgagatattgctTTTGATGTAAGCCCATAAAAAGGTACCTGACCCCACATAaatacttaccataccatgggatcacttcatCCCATTTGGTACATCTTATATgcttttgtgtgttgatcaacttgaatcaTTCTTTGCCTTACTATTAATCAATcttgtatcttatcttctctctttataaagataatgtcttgaaggtaaacatgaatatTCAGACAATTTTCTTTTTCAAGACATGTTTGCAATAGAATgaactctcacatgaccaatctgTGAATAATTCCTTGAATAACACCTTGATGACACATAATCTCCTTGTTATAACCTTGAAACGAACTTATGGTCTTCAATCAATTCCTATGAACAAACCTTAAAGTATAACtcaaagcaaccattagtccatagagattgtcattaattaccaaaaccaaacaTGAGGCGCCATGATCTTTTACCAACTTTAGTCACGTAGTTGCTCAACAGAAGGCAAAATGGCCATTGCGCGCGTTAGGGAAGGAGATTGTAAGTTTTTGCCTCTTCTTCCTCAACTTGTACGTTGATTGAATCATTCATCCATTCAATGTTTCTATTCATGTTGTATAGCCCCTACGCGTTGTCGTGGTTTACCACATGATAGATGGACGGTCATTTACTACACACTGTTGGATGAAGCTGAAGGGATGGTATGTGTGGGACGACATGATCCGTTGAAAAACTTGTTGGACATCGAATTTGAAACATTGCTGTACTTGCATGCTATGTATGGATGATCTATGCTATTTTCTGTTCGAACTTTGACGAATATCATCCAGTTGCATAAAAAATTGTCCGCTAAGTCGAAGCATAGCTTGAAATCTATGCAGACAGTGTCGGATGGTCGACTGCGACATCCATGTCCACGGAGTGGTCCCCCTTGTCCGCGGATGGACATCGAAGCAAATTTGCGGACAGAGTTGGAGATGCCGTGAGTGCTTCCATGATGGAGTAGTTCGGAGACATGATATGGCCCTACTTCTTCGACAACAACACAGTCGAGAGGACCGGACTAGATTGCTTCTTATGTTTAAGTCCAGGGGCCTTTATGCGACAGATAGAAGGTCATAGATGTAAAGTATCTCTCTTTCATGGTCCTCGTTGCAATACATGGGGTGTTCTCCTCCTGCTTCTGGGCCCTTCGCggtggaaagaaaaaaaaaaaggaaagaaaagccaCGATTGGTAACGAGCACAACCTGCTTCTGCCGTTCCACGACGACGTCTCCCaatctcctcctcttccaccatccccccgccgccggccgagccctacagcggcccgcgccgccgccgctgccgccgccgccgtccggcCTTCCACCCCCTCCCGCGGAAGCGCAACGCCCGGGagtctcccctccccctcctcctcccccgcgtCTCCTCTGCTCGATTGGCTCGGAGCGGACGGGAGATCCATCCAGGCTGTGTTGGTAAGGAAGCCCTAGCGCGGCTCTTCTGGGGTTTGTGTTTTCCTCTGCTGCCAGCAAATCGAACTCGACCCGTTCTCGCTCCATGCAGCTAGCCACGGATTTGCTCGCTGCCTCGCCTCGTGCTAGCGGAGCCTCTTCACGGTTCGGCTCGGCTCTGCTCTTCGAGATCTCAGCTTGTTTTCAAGGAATTTTGGGGGTTCAGGAACCCCCGCGCTATGGAGCCAGGTGACTAGTCAGTTTTGCTTTTGATTAgtttattttttatgtattccCCTGATGAAAGTAGAATGTTCAGAGGGATTAGTTTGTGATAATGATGATTGGATTGAACCAAActtttttatctttattttttgaaAAGTGACACTGATAAAGCTCATCTTGAAATAAATTAGCTGAGATTATACCATGTTATTCTCTGGGATACGGGGCTGATTTTGTTAATTGTTTGGCCATGCTTGTGAGTTAAGCTAATGTCACCTGCTGGAATTAAGTCCTGGTCCGGTGGTGCCCACCGTGTTTTGGGTTAGCTCTGCGGTGGAGCGAGCGAATCAATAAAGATTGTCGTTATTTGTTCTAAGAATTCTTCTGTTCCCATGCTTCCATGTCTAGCAGAAAATCTGCAGCATCAATTGAATTATACTCCCTGCATTTATCATTTAGAGTACGCCTAATTTGTCAAAACTATTGTAAAACCACATCTGTTTAAGAAGGGGGATTATATCATGCACGTGGGTGCTTCTCACTGAAGCACCGCAGTTTGGCACCTCTGCTTCTCTTCTGCAACAGGTTAACCTTCTGTTCCCACACTTTTACGGGTAGCGAAAATCTGCGGCATTGATTGAATTCAATCACTGTGGTGGGATGAGCTTACTTATATCTACATTTGCAGTTTCAATTGCTTCTTTTGGTGATAGCCTAACTTCTGCATGATGTATATGACTAACATCTCATAACCGTGTTCTATTGCGGAGCCCGCCTGTAGCTGCTTTAGGCTCAGGTTGCGGTTGCTGAACTGTGTTGTGCTGTGCTTATTTTATAATCTGCTGTAGCAGTTTAAGGCATAAATGAAAGTATTAAAAGAGGGTAGAACTCAACAAACACTAAAACAGGCAGAAGCTGGTTAACGGGTTATCACAGTCAACTGCAATGCCAAATGCAGCCTTAGTCTAACACTGTTCTCATTGAATGTTCTCGATATAGTATTTTTATATTGCTTTCTTCTCCTATAGCATCAGTTATTGTTGCTGGGTTCTTACATTATTCCTGTGCAGGTGATACCAAATTTGATGCATCACAGTATGCTTTCTTTGGTAACAATGTCTTGGAGGAGGTTGAGCTAGGTGGattggatgatgatgatgctggtgATGCTGGTTTTGTTGGGCCCGGTGACGAAGAATACACTCCTAATTATGGAAGGGATATGTTGGAGGTAAGATATATGGTAGAATGGAGGACAGCTCTTCTGTTTTGACGTGACCCATTGTGCGCCTTTTGGTCTTTCttttcaaaaaataataaaaacccACAGTGGATAGCCGTTATGTTTGTGAGATGATGTGCCAAATAGGTAACTTGTGCATTGAGATAGCATTGTGAGGTTTCCTTCTATATCACAAGGGTCGCAAACTCCCTGTGGACTTCAGAGCACAAGGAGACTTTCTCTTAGAAATTATATCTTAATTTTGGATCAATCTGTTCTAGCCCTTGTTTTCAGTTTGGTTCATGCCATCAGGAGCCTGATAGAGGATGCAAAGTATGCAACCAATTTCATTATAGGTATACACATGCGGCCAAATAGGCAAATAGGAATATACATTGTTATGTAAACTGGGAAAAGCTGGCATTGTCTCTTGTGATTGCTAACTGTTTCCGTGTATATTGGTCAAAAGCCTGGGGTTACTAATGCTATCATGATTCAGAAAACAATCCGCTTAAACTGAGGAAGTTGGCGTATCTATTTTGAACTATTAGTTAACTCTGTAAAGTGTATACAGCTATGGTTGGAAATCCTCCTTGCATATCCTGGAAAAATTAGAAAGCTTACGTTGAATGCAGTCCTAACTATACACAAGCAAGTTTCAGTTCTGACTTAAGGTAGAAACCATTACAAGTTGTGTGTACTGCATGCTTCATTCCCTCCAGTTTCTGTTTATTTTCCACTAACAGTTGGATCCCGAACATGCATTTAGGAATGATCTGAGAATGCTGTCCCACTGAATTTCTTATCACCTTAAAAGattgcaaaagtttttttttttctgttgtatAGGAAGATCAACAGCTCATTGGTCAAGCTTTGCTTCTGCAGGACGAAGGTGTAGGTTCATTTACTGGTGTTGATGATCTTGCCGGGGCATTCTCAAAGGTTTGATTCTTTGGTACATAGTGCATTTAAGATTATCGGATGTATATTATAAGATTATACTGATATAGTCACATGAGCTCTCATTTGTTTTACCAAAATTAACGTGTAACTAATTTGCACGCTTGCCGTGTTTCATTTATTCCTGTTTGTTGGTGAGGCTGATTTATTTATTTACAATTTCAGCTGTCCAGAACTGTTAACAAACCAAAGCAATCAGGAATAGTTAGTCGTGGGGGATCGTTACCTGGACAAAGTGAGTAATGctgatttactcttttttttgagGAAATATGCTTTTATGTTTTAATTTCCTTTCTGTCTTTGAAGGATATGTTTGCTGCATTATGCATGCTGTTAGAGCATGTTTGCAAATGCTTAAGAGATATTCTCTAAATTCTTTCAACTTGCTGCCACAGCTACACTTATCATGATGTACTTAACTTGGCTTGTTATGTCTTATGTCTGGCCAATGTAATTACTATAATATGGCTGCTACTGCCAGTCTGTCATTGTTTGAAGGCAAATCTTGGGTTAACTAATGAAAACAAATTCTTTGTTGTCTTGTTGCTTTGTTGAGTGCTATACACATTAacatcatttttatttgtttaatcATTTTATTATAATTCTGTGCTTTATAGCTTCCTCTGCTGACTGGACACAAGAGGCTGAATCATCATACTGGCCTAAACAGCCTGCATTGGACGCTGAACAACGGCTGGACAACAAAAACTGGTGGTCTCAACCACCCCATTCAGACCAGTTTGCTGACTCCAGACTTCAGAGGACATCCTCATCCCCGCAACAAGATGCTCAGTATAATCCTATTGAACCTATTCTCGGACCAAGGCCATCTCCTTTGCAGAGAATGTCATCATATCCTCACCAAGAGCCGCAATACAATAATATTGAACTGATTCGTGGGAATGGCAGCAGATTTCCACCAGCTTTGATGCAGCATCCAAATGGATTTATGCCACCTCAAATGCCGCCACCCCGTCAACAAAATGGAATGCTCCCAATTCAACACTCTCCACCCCAGTTCTCACAACTACATGCCCAGATGCTTGGTGCCCAACACTCTCCACCACAAAATGTGCAGATGTTTGGTCCTCGGCATCCTTCACCACAAATGATGGGTAGATTTGATCCAAATTTTGTTATGCCTGACTTGAGTGATCCCAGAGCAAGATCGATGTTACACCATGGAAGGCATGGCCCACGCTATCCTCCCCAAGGTTTTGAGCCTGCCAATATGAGAATGGACAATAGGTGGCAGCGGTTCAGATCCAAGTACATGTCCACTGAAGAAATTGAGAACATCGCAAGGATGCAGAAAGCTGCCACTCAGATCACCGATCCATATATTGATGATTATTATCATCAAGCTTGTTTGTCCAGAAAATCAGCAGGAGCACAACTGAGGCACTACTTCTGTCCAACCTTGATCAGAGATCCATC
This region includes:
- the LOC123400158 gene encoding protein PAT1 homolog, with translation MEPGDTKFDASQYAFFGNNVLEEVELGGLDDDDAGDAGFVGPGDEEYTPNYGRDMLEDEGVGSFTGVDDLAGAFSKLSRTVNKPKQSGIVSRGGSLPGQTSSADWTQEAESSYWPKQPALDAEQRLDNKNWWSQPPHSDQFADSRLQRTSSSPQQDAQYNPIEPILGPRPSPLQRMSSYPHQEPQYNNIELIRGNGSRFPPALMQHPNGFMPPQMPPPRQQNGMLPIQHSPPQFSQLHAQMLGAQHSPPQNVQMFGPRHPSPQMMGRFDPNFVMPDLSDPRARSMLHHGRHGPRYPPQGFEPANMRMDNRWQRFRSKYMSTEEIENIARMQKAATQITDPYIDDYYHQACLSRKSAGAQLRHYFCPTLIRDPSSRARSKDEPHAYLQVDALGRLPFSSIRRPRPLLDVEEASEPSDSTTEKSASKSLDQEPMLAARITIEDGLCLLLDVDDIDRLLHFSQQPDGGLQLRNRRQALLEQLAESLQLVDPLTPNKDASLLPNDDLVFLRIVSLPKGRKLLSRYIDLVTSGSELARIVCMAVFRHLRFIFANLPSDSSIAGTTTKLVSTVSTCVVRMDLSGLSACLAAVACSSQQPPLRPLGYAAGDGASVIIKSVLDRATELLTDQHVASAYSMQNRALWQASFDAFFGLLMGYCMSKFDTVVHTVQMQPAAAAVISRETPVELLRASLPHTNEYQRKQLLSFAQRTVPVNSSSSHGSGNVPMTSEYVQS